From a single Hemibagrus wyckioides isolate EC202008001 linkage group LG27, SWU_Hwy_1.0, whole genome shotgun sequence genomic region:
- the map1aa gene encoding microtubule-associated protein 1A isoform X1 yields MEMEVGAARAAVDVEEQRCVAQTFCSTRYYLLIVIGDIATDHQLHKVKEQIKQGLRSWEIDRTVCDLDNELQLFRAKHSAQFSSEVKGQRILQYKSDVLETVVLVNPSENNIAIEIRTLLCDSAKHKLLVLCGQSTEQGGDIILNGGVFDWKNFSDIITSQRIQNFLSQSGPGERACLTVCCDGEGAWSSLELNQEQNVLDYRYNPDPVLPEMEGVTDFTEYVSETVDIASPFELLEPPSSGGFLKLSKPCCYIFPGGRGDSALFAVNGFNILVDGGSDQKSCFWKLVRHLDRIDSVLLTHIGADNLPGINGLLRRKIAEQEEDHSQGSNAYGEWMKNLISPELGVVFFNVPDKLKMSESTLKVKRSIEEASLTLQYLNKLGIKPEPLNRVVSNTIEPVTLFHKLGVGRLDMYILNPVKDSKEMQFFMQKWAGNSKAKTGITLANGKEGEISVPYLTSVTALVVWVPASTTEKIVRVLFPGNAPQNKIFEGLEKLRHLDFLRYPVATQKDISAGGPPSVIKQTKLKPRTDSKESLKSSPKIPATTKASKKEANEDIESKSDSVKETKIEKKPLKLQESIKPPKPVKASTETIDTAKQEKKKLLKEKSPKKLVKTSKMEEKKDKEKKQIKKEKKEVKKQDSVKKDDNKESKAKADSNKPELRKITKPDSKPFTPEVKKTLNKAKVQTKPKTEKTKATKERENRPAAQKVSKEIQENDRSLVSSPEDLTKDFEALRQEELSELAESKVLSNLESTTLPDTHIVSPDEGIPTTDNETESPHEEKQVYGENTMKPLTKTADKFEDEGAATEDDYEEEYNTETKTTKALDLTGMEDDKKCLDIKKNEDLEKKHKKSDSEEEEDVIEKAELEEAEDIVHEEELKYKSEQVKKENISKDWDTKQIDTKTIKPAGATEHISFIQDETIPGYSETEQTISDEEIHEETEDRIPHLRYDDVSVPDQPDSFFHGMKDIKPPTISVAPELTTKISSEGQEPPLSTYSTNIIAAPLAEEEHISSATSITEYDKLSSFAASVTEDQSIASVTAPPTEELGKSSLLLDNANSMQSSNRTEGKEYLHSAGTISPTSSLEEDKCFKSPPSEEYQPTVPETETTRKPSTQPHEDDDEDEEEEDDQTPNVDMPLGKLHEGYASAAVQELLDKCPSSVGPLSSPGTLSVSQEKDENIISPDEPKIECAEKPLSGAPYVSSTPEASGASEPSERCVSPDDSTMRMASPTQSGPTSIGYSPTEEKAPKSLFMEKEDRMDKDTYNVQMFAKHETVVDTDPSKMTVKITDNEGDPFKGGFSSTRATFDDSGEEDNDVDEEEEQDYFGKGETKPKYKEERESTFLDEDDICELQALKEEKLIKMEKEEADQKDKPQDMTYLEKEHKSQMLSSEEEEESEDEECTYSSIKGHPDKFDSVSEAYNKKDVSFSEKDDSTGMSKNGDKSVHFNLYSFPQSEKNVKEDHMREIRQDTPYVGKSFTYSDVYDSKSSSVDSYSPNLSKDNDKSDDRKEAEKKDSIYTFMEPAKMSNLEESHLKDVSSSYSETKTCMGSNVLDDKSTDILTEAKKSFSPERDVFSVQFDKSTVSGKTEVGDKPSSDYQEDLGCLAAQSNLSLTAQSLSDATRASALEMKMLAHGEDDDDDDDEDTEEEEDDDDVYRRRVSDDMDKDAKYGLTKDISPLCGAISKVPPEFKEEKKDTSQDYGFGSDSYDTPPFEATMSHKNAEEAFEMGKKEVSSPLSGSHMSEYSGYEYSYGEVKKSDPSSHLAKDDNYGQSFLPLSTKPSEDKYFHDDKDLEFEKQQTTDVLSKKPGDSVSPGFSYTTTSATAYSSSSSYSHSSSASASLSTSRQFGDDLETPASVGYEYSPFKDEHSPVVDSPFSSSVGGLVKDEYLEVSEKMTPTTTTAESTSSVTRVSPMSPFEEIKPFPSHPLTSAVDKKEELASSTSSASAKGPQGACFYKPEWEADTGLQPEFGATGPYNLLSECTEKDTMKKDLFGASPKPHADLPEKQYYEDTESSEEEEDYICESEQDKLHYQRSPLTAEADKKDDPFSMTEKLSSASKVSTFPDVLTYTSSIPETTKPDTANGPAEVTMAAPEAFADVSKVTSSLPKTELKSEQFEACKIRNPFEWEIQQQRGIYPGESPPHYRHEDEYEEEEEKEPVHPPRPLSLSSADQSFPSSYYKEDPSKHDHPSDAFTGAGSFSSSPGYASSEYKQRKGDTSPSFINPSICHLSSDEEDEEQRSQDADQQQPSGKKRSHNQPQHGSYRGDSESQHLSGAMAAGTGLAGEDTPPTSVSESLPSQTDSDVPPGTEECPSITAEANAESDEDADYLPVDKSSGAYGGKHFSSRSDKNHDPLPSPMMDPAPHPPHPDVCMVDPDALSSLTDKPLKKDPKTKSLRKTSKSRSPARKADALRKRSPSKDSSPRTTSLKKKDLEDDLSKSSHNTGKGLVNGIKSISASNSAKSSSAAPSGSPIFVDLAYIPNHCSAKNVDQEFFKRVRSAYYVVSGNDSSSEEPSRVVLDALLEGKAQWGSNLQVTLIPTHDTEVMREWYQQTHEKQQELNIMVLASSSTVVMQDESFPACKIEF; encoded by the exons GACAAAGAATTCTGCAATACAAGAGTGATGTCCTTGAGACAGTTGTATTAGTGAATCCGTCTGAGAACAATATTGCCATAGAG ATCAGAACACTCCTGTGTGATTCAGCTAAACACAAGTTATTGGTCCTATGTGGTCAGAGCACTGAACAAGGTGGTGACATCATCCTGAACGGTGGCGTGTTTGACTGGAAGAATTTCTCTGACATCATCACAAGTCAAAGA ATTCAGAACTTCCTGAGCCAGTCAGGTCCAGGTGAGCGAgcgtgtctgactgtgtgttgTGACGGAGAGGGGGCCTGGAGCTCCCTAGAGCTCAACCAGGAGCAGAACGTGTTGGACTACAGATATAACCCTGACCCTGTGCTCCCCGAGATGGAGGGTGTTACAGATTTTACAGAGTACGTCTCTGAGACTGTGGATATTGCTTCCCCATTTGAGCTTCTGGAGCCACCTAGCTCAGGGGGATTCCTGAAGTTGTCCAAGCCATGCTGCTACATCTTCCCTGGAGGCAGAGGTGACTCAGCCCTGTTCGCTGTCAACGGCTTTAACATATTAGTTGACGGTGGGTCAGACCAAAAGTCTTGTTTCTGGAAACTTGTGCGACACTTGGATCGGATAGATTCTGTTTTGCTTACCCACATCGGAGCTGACAATCTCCCAGGGATAAATGGACTGTTGAGGAGAAAAATTGCAGAGCAAGAAGAGGACCATTCTCAAGGCTCAAATGCCTATGGAGAATGGATGAAAAACCTGATTTCACCTGAGCTCGGTGTGGTTTTCTTCAACGTTCCAGACAAGCTAAAAATGTCAGAATCAACTTTGAAAGTTAAAAGGAGCATCGAGGAGGCGTCACTTACCTTGCAGTACCTCAACAAACTGGGTATCAAGCCTGAGCCTCTGAATCGAGTTGTTAGCAACACAATCGAGCCTGTCACCCTGTTTCACAAATTGGGTGTTGGTAGGTTAGATATGTATATTCTAAATCCAGTCAAGGACAGTAAGGAAATGCAATTTTTCATGCAAAAGTGGGCAGGTAACAGTAAGGCTAAGACTGGTATTACCTTGGCCAATGGAAAAGAGGGAGAAATTTCTGTTCCATACCTAACATCAGTAACGGCTCTTGTTGTCTGGGTTCCAGCCAGCACCACTGAAAAGATAGTGAGGGTATTGTTTCCTGGAAATGCACCACAGAACAAAATTTTTGAGGGCCTGGAAAAGCTAAGGCATCTTGATTTCTTGCGTTATCCAGTTGCTACTCAGAAAGACATATCAGCTGGAGGCCCCCCTTCAgtcatcaaacaaacaaaacttaaGCCAAGGACTGACAGCAAGGAAAGCCTCAAGTCTTCACCCAAAATACCTGCCACTActaaagcaagcaagaaagaggCAAATGAGGACATTGAATCAAAAAGCGACTCGGTAAAAGAGACTAAAATAGAAAAGAAGCCGCTTAAATTGCAAGAGAGTATTAAACCTCCCAAACCGGTGAAAGCCAGTACAGAAACCATCGATACAGCAAAACAAGAGAAGAAGAAGTTGTTAAAAGAGAAATCTCCTAAGAAACTTGTCAAGACATCGAAAATGGAGGAAAAGAAggataaagaaaagaaacagattaagaaagaaaagaaagaagtaaaaaaGCAAGACTCTGTTAAGAAAGACGACAATAAGGAATCCAAAGCGAAGGCAGATTCAAATAAGCCAGAATTAAGGAAAATCACCAAACCTGACTCAAAACCCTTCACCCCTGAGGTCAAAAAGACTCTTAACAAAGCAAAGGTTCAAACCAagccaaaaacagaaaaaacaaaagcaaccaAGGAGCGAGAGAACAGGCCTGCTGCACAAAAGGTTTCAAAAGAGATACAGGAAAATGACAGATCCCTGGTGTCCTCACCGGAAGACCTTACCAAGGATTTTGAAGCACTGCGACAAGAGGAACTTTCTGAGCTTGCAGAGAGCAAAGTGCTTTCAAATCTCGAATCTACAACTTTACCTGACACACATATTGTGTCGCCAGATGAAGGAATCCCCACTACTGACAACGAGACTGAATCCCCCCATGAGGAAAAGCAGGTGTATGGAGAAAACACAATGAAACCCCTCACAAAAACAGCAGACAAATTTGAGGATGAAGGTGCTGCAACAGAAGATGACTATGAGGAAGAATACAACACTGAGACCAAAACAACTAAAGCTTTAGATCTCACAGGGATGGAAGATGACAAAAAATGCCTGGACATCAAGAAGAATGAAGATCttgaaaagaaacataaaaagagtgacagtgaggaggaagaggatgttaTTGAAAAAGCTGAGCTGGAAGAGGCAGAGGATATTGTTCATGAGGAAGAGTTGAAATATAAGAGCGAGCaggtgaaaaaagaaaatattagcAAAGACTGGGACACCAAACAAATTGACACTAAAACAATCAAACCTGCTGGTGCCACTGAACACATTTCATTCATCCAAGATGAAACCATTCCTGGATACTCAGAGACCGAACAGACCATTTCTGATGAGGAGATCCATGAAGAGACAGAGGACAGGATCCCTCATCTCCGCTATGATGATGTCTCTGTCCCCGATCAACCTGACTCTTTCTTCCATGGCATGAAAGACATAAAACCCCCAACCATATCTGTTGCACCTGAGTTAACAACAAAGATTAGCAGCGAGGGTCAAGAGCCACCTTTATCAACATATTCCACGAATATCATTGCAGCACCTCTGGCTGAGGAAGAACATATATCCTCAGCCACCTCCATTACAGAGTATGATAAATTATCCTCTTTTGCAGCTTCGGTTACTGAAGATCAGTCTATTGCCTCTGTGACAGCACCTCCGACTGAGGAACTAGGAAAAAGCTCTTTACTCCTGGACAATGCGAACAGTATGCAGTCATCCAATCGTACAGAAGGAAAAGAATACCTTCATTCAGCTGGTACAATCTCTCCTACATCATCTTTAGAAGAAGACAAATGCTTCAAGTCACCTCCATCAGAAGAGTACCAACCCACTGTTCCAGAGACAGAAACTACCAGAAAACCCAGCACTCAACCgcatgaagatgatgatgaagatgaagaagaggaagacgaCCAGACACCCAATGTTGACATGCCACTTGGAAAACTCCATGAGGGTTATGCATCTGCCGCAGTACAGGAACTTCTTGATAAATGCCCTTCCTCAGTGGGACCTCTTTCATCTCCTGGAACTCTTTCCGTCTCACAAGAAAAGGATGAAAATATCATTTCTCCAGATGAGCCCAAAATAGAATGTGCAGAGAAACCTCTATCTGGTGCACCCTATGTCTCCAGTACACCAGAGGCAAGTGGTGCTTCAGAACCATCAGAGAGATGTGTAAGTCCAGATGATAGCACCATGAGAATGGCTTCACCTACACAGTCAGGTCCTACAAGCATTGGCTATTCACCTACTGAGGAAAAGGCACCAAAGTCTTTATTTATGGAGAAAGAGGACAGAATGGACAAGGACACATACAACGTTCAAATGTTCGCTAAACATGAAACAGTTGTAGACACTGATCCAAGCAAAATGACTGTTAAAATAACGGACAATGAAGGTGACCCATTTAAAGGTGGATTCTCCAGCACAAGGGCAACATTTGACGATTCAGGTGAAGAAGACAACGATgttgatgaagaggaagaacaaGATTATTTTGGAAAGGGggaaacaaaaccaaaatacaaagaagagagggagagtacGTTCCTTGATGAAGATGACATTTGTGAACTACAAGCTTTAAAAGAGGAAAAGCTAATTAAAATGGAGAAAGAGGAAGCAGATCAGAAAGATAAACCACAAGACATGACCTACTTGGAGAAAGAACACAAATCCCAGATGCTGAGCtctgaagaggaggaagagagtgaAGATGAAGAGTGCACCTACTCAAGCATAAAGGGGCATCCGGACAAGTTTGATTCGGTGTCAGAAGCCTATAACAAAAAAGATGTGTCATTCTCAGAGAAAGATGACTCAACAGGGATGTCCAAAAATGGAGATAAAAGTGTACACTTCAACTTGTACTCTTTCCCTCAGTCTGAAAAGAATGTTAAAGAAGACCATATGAGGGAAATAAGGCAGGATACACCTTATGTAGGAAAGAGTTTTACGTATTCGGACGTATATGACAGTAAATCTAGTTCAGTGGATTCATACTCTCCTAATTTATCGAAAGACAATGATAAGTCTGATGATCGTAAGGAAGCAGAGAAAAAAGATTCCATATATACCTTCATGGAACCTGCAAAGATGTCAAATTTGGAGGAATCTCACCTGAAGGATGTGTCATCATCATACAGTGAAACCAAAACATGCATGGGATCGAACGTTTTAGATGACAAATCTACAGACATATTAACTGAGGCCAAAAAATCGTTCTCACCAGAAAGAGACGTATTTTCTGTTCAATTTGATAAGTCTACTGTCAGTGGAAAGACAGAAGTAGGTGATAAACCATCAAGTGATTATCAAGAGGACCTTGGCTGTTTGGCTGCACAAAGCAACCTTTCTTTGACAGCTCAGTCTTTGAGTGACGCGACAAGAGCAAGCGCACTAGAGATGAAGATGTTAGCACATGGAGaggatgacgatgatgacgatgatgaagatactgaggaagaagaagatgatgacgATGTTTACAGGAGACGTGTCAGTGACGATATGGATAAAGATGCTAAATACGGACTAACGAAAGATATAAGCCCTTTATGTGGTGCCATCAGCAAAGTGCCACCGGAATTcaaggaggaaaagaaggacACCTCACAGGATTATGGTTTTGGCTCTGATAGCTATGACACGCCTCCTTTTGAAGCGACAATGAGTCATAAAAATGCTGAGGAAGCGTTTGAAATGGGTAAAAAAGAAGTGTCATCACCACTCTCTGGCAGCCACATGTCAGAATATTCTGGTTATGAATATTCCTATGGCGAGGTGAAAAAGTCTGACCCGTCCAGTCATTTAGCCAAAGACGATAACTATGGTCAGTCTTTCTTACCCCTATCAACAAAACCGAGCGAAGACAAATATTTCCATGATGACAAAGACTTAGAGTTTGAAAAACAACAGACAACAGACGTTTTATCAAAAAAACCTGGAGACTCTGTCTCACCAGGCTTCAGTTATACAACCACATCAGCCACAGCAtactcatcctcttcctcctacAGTCACTCCTcctctgcctctgcctctctctccacAAGTCGCCAGTTTGGAGATGATCTAGAAACTCCAGCGAGTGTTGGATATGAGTATTCACCCTTTAAAGATGAGCACTCCCCTGTGGTAGATTCACCATTCTCCAGTTCTGTTGGTGGGCTGGTTAAAGATGAGTATTTGGAGGTGTCAGAGAAGAtgactcccaccaccaccacagctgAGTCCACGTCCAGCGTAACGAGGGTTTCACCAATGTCACCATTTGAGGAGATCAAGCCCTTTCCTTCTCATCCACTTACCTCTGCAGTGGATAAAAAAGAAGAACTTGCCAGCTCTACAAGTAGCGCTTCAGCCAAAGGCCCCCAGGGTGCATGCTTTTACAAGCCAGAATGGGAAGCAGATACGGGTTTGCAGCCTGAATTTGGTGCTACCGGACCTTACAATCTTCTTTCCGAGTGTACTGAGAAAGACACTATGAAAAAAGATCTGTTTGGTGCTTCCCCAAAACCTCATGCTGATTTACCTGAGAAACAATATTATGAAGACACTGAGAGTAGCGAAGAGGAGGAAGATTACATTTGTGAGTCTGAACAGGACAAACTGCACTACCAAAGATCTCCATTAACAGCTGAAGCAGACAAGAAAGATGATCCATTTTCTATGACTGAAAAACTGTCTTCTGCCAGTAAAGTAAGCACATTTCCAGACGTGCTTACGTACACTTCTTCAATACCAGAGACTACAAAACCAGATACTGCAAATGGTCCCGCAGAGGTCACTATGGCAGCACCAGAGGCCTTTGCTGATGTCAGCAAGGTTACATCCAGCCTACcgaaaactgaactgaaaagtGAACAGTTTGAAGCGTGCAAAATCAGGAATCCATTTGAATGGGAGATACAGCAGCAAAGAGGCATTTACCCAGGAGAATCACCACCTCATTATCGTCACGAGGATGAgtatgaggaagaagaggaaaaagagcCTGTGCATCCACCTCGTCCTCTTTCCCTTTCATCTGCAGATCAGTCTTTCCCATCCTCCTACTATAAAGAAGATCCAAGCAAACATGACCATCCTTCCGATGCATTTACGGGTGCCGGCTCCTTCTCCTCGTCCCCGGGGTACGCTTCCTCTGAGTacaaacagagaaagggagacaCTTCCCCATCATTTATCAACCCGAGCATTTGCCATCTGTCCAgtgatgaggaagatgaagaacAAAGAAGCCAGGATGCAGATCAGCAGCAGCCATCAGGCAAGAAACGATCACACAACCAGCCGCAGCATGGTTCCTACAGAGGAGACAGTGAATCACAGCACCTGTCTGGAGCTATGGCAGCAGGGACTGGCCTAGCTGGAgaggacacacctccaacaTCTGTCAGTGAATCTCTACCCTCACAGACGGACTCTGACGTTCCACCCGGAACAGAGGAGTGCCCTTCAATCACGGCAGAAGCAAATGCAGAATCAGACGAGGATGCAGATTATCTCCCTGTGGACAAATCATCTGGAGCCTATGGTGGAAAGCATTTCTCATCCCGGTCAGATAAAAATCACGATCCACTGCCCTCACCGATGATGGACCCAGCCCCTCACCCACCTCATCCTGATGTCTGCATGGTAGACCCAGATGCTCTCTCCAGCCTTACAGACAAACCTTTAAAGAAAGACCCTAAAACAAAGAGCCTTCGCAAAACAAGCAAGTCAAGGTCACCAGCCAGGAAAGCTGATGCCCTTCGTAAGAGATCTCCATCAAAGGATTCCTCTCCTCGTACCACCTCTCTGAAAAAGAAGGACTTAGAGGACGATCTGTCCAAGTCAAGTCACAACACTGGCAAGGGCCTGGTCAATGGAATTAAATCTATTTCAG CATCAAACAGTGCAAAATCCAGTTCTGCTGCACCCTCTGGTTCTCCAATCTTTGTGGACTTGGCCTACATTCCCAACCACTGCAGTGCTAAAAATGTCGACCAGGAGTTCTTCAAACGTGTGCGCTCAGCCTATTATGTAGTGAGTGGGAATGACTCCAGCAGTGAAGAGCCTAGTCGTGTTGTCCTGGATGCACTGCTGGAGGGAAAAGCACAGTGGGGCTCAAATCTACAG GTGACGTTGATCCCTACCCATGATACAGAAGTGATGAGGGAGTGGTACCAGCAGACCCATGAGAAGCAACAGGAGCTGAATATCATGGTGCTGGCCAGCAGCAGCACAGTTGTCATGCAGGATGAGTCATTCCCTGCTTGTAAGATTGAGTTCTAA